From the genome of Methanococcoides methylutens, one region includes:
- the pncB gene encoding nicotinate phosphoribosyltransferase, with amino-acid sequence MIRSILDNDLYKFTMQMAVLELFPDARAEYHFINRGEQRFTSEFVAELRRTINEDIVGLALTDEEYSWLKINCLFFKPSYLEYLKNFRFDPSEVRLSLTDDGDLDLWVEGPWHSSILWEIVLMASISELYFTIVEKDWLNRFASNGDDPETTLMNEYGNLMSEMGEELSSNGCIFSEFGTRRRRGFKLHDKVVDVLHRLDSFAGTSNVYLAKKYGVRPIGTIGHEWIMGNSALVGLRNANLFAFENWIRVYKGDLGIALSDTFGSKPFFRNFGLELAKLYDGVRHDSGDPFKFADEVIEHYKKLGIDPMKKSLVFSDSLHVKDAIRLKEHCEGRINCSFGIGTSLTNNSDFFSYSPPLNMVIKLHKIDGIPVVKLSDSADKATGDRDALRVANYIFGRNGLDD; translated from the coding sequence ATGCACGGGCAGAGTACCATTTCATAAACAGGGGAGAACAGCGCTTTACTTCTGAGTTCGTGGCAGAACTAAGGCGAACTATCAATGAAGACATTGTTGGATTGGCACTGACTGATGAGGAATATTCCTGGCTTAAGATTAATTGCCTTTTTTTCAAACCATCCTATCTTGAGTATCTTAAGAACTTCCGTTTCGATCCTTCTGAAGTAAGATTATCCCTTACGGATGATGGTGATCTTGATCTCTGGGTAGAAGGCCCATGGCATAGCTCCATTCTCTGGGAGATCGTCCTCATGGCGTCCATCTCGGAACTCTATTTCACGATTGTGGAAAAGGACTGGTTGAACAGGTTCGCATCCAACGGTGATGATCCTGAGACAACTTTAATGAATGAGTATGGCAATCTGATGAGCGAGATGGGTGAAGAACTTAGCTCAAACGGTTGTATATTTTCAGAATTCGGTACCCGTCGCCGTAGGGGATTCAAGTTGCACGACAAGGTGGTTGACGTCCTCCACAGGCTTGACTCATTTGCCGGTACAAGTAATGTCTACCTTGCTAAGAAATACGGTGTCCGTCCGATAGGCACCATCGGTCATGAATGGATCATGGGCAATTCCGCACTTGTGGGACTTCGAAACGCAAACCTGTTCGCCTTCGAGAACTGGATCCGGGTCTACAAAGGTGATCTGGGTATTGCACTGAGTGATACGTTCGGATCAAAGCCTTTCTTCAGGAACTTCGGTCTTGAGCTTGCCAAGCTCTATGATGGTGTCCGCCATGATAGCGGAGATCCTTTTAAGTTTGCGGATGAGGTCATTGAGCATTACAAAAAGCTGGGTATCGATCCTATGAAGAAGTCACTTGTTTTCAGTGATTCACTCCATGTAAAGGATGCTATCAGGCTGAAAGAGCATTGTGAAGGCCGCATCAATTGCAGTTTTGGTATCGGAACAAGCCTGACGAACAATTCTGATTTCTTCAGCTACAGTCCACCGCTTAACATGGTGATCAAGCTCCATAAGATCGATGGCATACCTGTGGTGAAGCTGAGTGATTCTGCGGACAAGGCCACAGGGGATCGCGATGCTCTGAGGGTTGCCAACTATATTTTCGGCAGGAATGGACTGGACGATTAA